DNA from Pelagibacterium nitratireducens:
AAGCGCGGCAGTTGGAGACCCCGGAAATGGTAAAAGTGCTCAGCGAACTTCAGGATATCAGGGAATGGACACAGGCCCGCGGCGGCAATCCGATCATGGCCGACATGCCCGACACGGGTGGCAAGGACCAGCACCTTTTGGGACTGACCTTCGACCAGCATATGCTCAACGCCGATGCAAACGAAGGTCCGGATCGTGCCGGCGCTCATTTCGATCTCGTCGATTGGGATGCCTGGTACACAGCGCTCAGGGAACAGGATCTTGTGCTTGTTGTCGATGATGATCTGGAAGGCGATACCTATGCGGATTATCGCTTCATGAGCCGAGGCGAGGCCGAAGGGTCATCTTAGTCCATCGTCTATCGCATACATGTCGTCGTCGGAGAGTCCGAAATGATGGCCGATCTCGTGAACCAGAACATGGGTGACGATTTCGCCCAGCGTGTCGGTATGCTCGGCCCAATAGTCGAGAATCGGCCGGCGGTAGAGCCAGACCCGGTTGGGCATCTGGCCGGTATGAGGGACGATACCATCATCGGTCATCCCGATCCCCTCGAACAGCCCCATCAGATCAAAGGGGCTCTCAAGCGCCATGTCCGTGCAGATTTCTTCGGTGGGAAATTCGGCGATCCGGCATTCGAGGCCGCGTGACATCGATCTGAACGGCTCGGGCAGTGCTTCGAGCGCCTCGACGGCCAGGGCTTCGATATCGTCGAGAGAGGGGGCCGCCAACGGCCCCCATAATTTTGCATCGCCCTGGGACGGCTCAGCCATCAGGCGGTGGGCCACTCGCGGATATCGACGAAATGGCCCTTGATGGCAGCGGCGGCTGCCATGATGGGGGAGACCAGATGGGTGCGGCCCTTGAAGCCCTGACGACCCTCGAAATTGCGGTTCGAGGTCGAAGCGCACCGCTCACCAGGGGCCAGCTTGTCCGCATTCATGGCCAGGCACATCGAACAGCCCGGTTCGCGCCAGTCGAACCCGGCCTCGATAAAGATCTTGTCGAGCCCTTCGGCCTCGGCCTGCGCCTTGACCAGGCCCGAGCCGGGAACGACCATGGCGTTGACGCGCGGGTGGACCGTGTGGCCCCTGACGATTGCCGCGGCGGCCCGCAGATCCTCGATGCGCCCATTGGTGCACGAGCCCAGAAACACCCGGTCGAGTTCGATATCGGTGATCCTGGTTCCGGCGGTGAGTCCCATATATTCGAGCGCCCGCTTTTTTGAAGCGCGCCGGTTGGCGTCGGCAATATCGTCGGGGTTGGGAACGGCGCCGGTCACCGAGATCACGTCCTCGGGCGAGGAGCCCCAGGACACGATCGGGGGGAGATTGGCCGCATCGAGAACCACTTCCTTGTCGAAGTGGGCGCCTTCGTCGGTAAAGAGCGATTTCCAATAGTCGAGCGCCATGTCATAGGCAGCGCCCTTTGGCGCCCGGGGGCGGTCCTTGACATAGGCAAAGGTTTTTTCGTCGGGCGCGATCAACCCGGCGCGGGCTCCGCCCTCGATCGTCATGTTGCAGACCGTCATGCGGCCTTCCATCGACAATTCGCGAATGGCCTGACCGGCAAATTCGATGACATGGCCGTTGCCGCCGGCGGTGCCGATCTCGCCGATGATGGCCAGGATGATGTCCTTGGCGGTCACCCCGTCCGGCAGGGAGCCGTTGACGGTGACGCGCATGTTTTTCGCTTTGGTCTGGATCAGCGTCTGGGTGGCCAGAACGTGCTCGACCTCGGAGGTGCCGATGCCGTGGGCCAGCGCCCCGAAGGCGCCGTGGGTCGATGTGTGGCTATCGCCGCAGACAATGGTCATGCCGGGCAAAGTAAAGCCCTGCTCGGGGCCCACGATGTGGACGATGCCCTGACGCATGTCGAGTTCGTTGTAATATTCGACACCGAAATCGACAGCATTTTTGGCAAGGGTATCGACCTGGATTTTCGAGTCCGGGTCGTCGATCCCGTGCGTTCTGTCCGATGTGGGCACGTTGTGATCGACAACGGCCAGCGTGCGCTCGGGGGCGCGCACCTTGCGGCCGGACAGGCGCAGACCCTCGAACGCCTGCGGGCTCGTGACTTCGTGGACGAGATGACGGTCGATATAGAGAATGGCGGTGCCATCCTCGTTATATGCGACAACGTGGTCGTCCCAGATCTTGTCATAGAGGGTCTTTGCGCTCATCGGGCCGTCAATCCATATCTCGTGAGGTATCCGTACCAGCGGGTACGGTTGGCTGTTTTACGCCCGCAACCCCTGTTGGGTCAAGAGTTGCGGGCCAGGGATCGAAGCACGGGCGATGGGGCGAGGCTTCAGCCCTTCCTTGCCATTTCCATGGACTCAAGGATCACCTTGCGCGCATCTTCGACGCCGCCGATCCGGTCGATCCTGGCCCATTTGCCCGGCTCGAGGTCCTTGTAGTGCATGAAGAAGTGCTTGACGCGCTCGACCTGGATTTCGGGCAGGTCGGTCACGTCGTGGATGCCGTCATACATGCGGGTGAGCTTGGAAACCGGCACGGCGAGGATCTTTTCGTCCTGGCCGCCATCGTCTTCCATGAACAATACGCCGACCGGGCGCGACCGCACGACGGCGCCAGGCACCAGCGGACGGGAATTGAGCACGATCACATCGAGCGGGTCTCCGTCGCCGCACAGCGTGTGGGGCACAAAGCCGTAATTTCCCGGATAGCGCATGGGCGTATAGAGAAACCGGTCGACAAACAGCGCGCCAGAATCCTTGTCGATCTCGTATTTGATCGGTTCGCCACCCAGAGGCACTTCGATGATGACATTGAGGTCTTCGGGCGGGTTCTTGCCCGCGGGGATCGCGTCGATATTCATTTTGCCGTTCAGTCCTGAACTTTTCGGGGGAGGAGGAGTCCGGCAGCTTTTTGCCTATGGGGCACACCAAATGCAAGGTGTTTCGGGATCGCGGCGCGCGAAGACCTGCTGCCCCCTCGCTCTAGCTTGTAGCCAGATCGCTCAACAGTCCCGCGGCGACCGAAAGCCGTGAAATGGTCAGATCACCGGCGATCAGATCGGCAACAGTTTCGCCCATGCGGGAAATCGTGGCGGCACGCGGTGTCTTCCAGGCCGCGATCCGGTCCTCCACCGGCCCATCGCCGGACGACAAAATATCGGCCGACAGGTCGCGCAGGCCACGGGTGAGATTGGCCAGAGCCCTGTCGATCGCCATGCGGTCGAACCTGTCGGCGGCATCGATCGCCGCGCCCTGTTCGGTCAGCCGGCCTAGCCTGAACATTTCGATCACGGCAAACATCGCCTTGGCGGCATCGAGCACCTCGGCATTGCATTTACGGGCCACCAGCACGGCATCGGGGGCCAGCGAAAGCACAGAGAGCGCGGAAATGGATCGGGCAAGATCGGGCGGCGTGCCGCCGGCTTCAAAGGCCTGCTCTTGGCTCGCGATGGCCTCGGCGAGGAAGGGGGAGACGAGATCGGACAGCGCGGCCCTTATCGTCGATATGCCGGTGCGGTAACGCTCGATCATGTCCGACAGCCCGTCGGAAAAATCCTCATTGCGCAGAAACCACAGCGCCATGCCCACCTGAAGGCCCTGGACCTCGGCATAAAGCGCAAGCTGGGTATCTCCGGAAATGGTCGTGTCGAGCGCATCGATTGCCGCGTTGAGACCGGCCAGATCGAAACTGTCGCGGGCTGCAGCGTAGGCAAAGGCCACGGCGCCCGGTTCGGCAGCGGTGATCGCGGTCAATCGTGTAACGAAAGCGGGCCCGCCGCGATTGATCATGGCGTTGGAGAGCACCGTGGCGATCACTTCGCGCCGCAGGCGATGGTTTTCGATGGACTCGGGGTAGCGCGATTTCAGCGTTTGAGGAAAATAGCGGAACAGCTCGCGGGCCAGATAGGGATCGTCGGGAACCGGGGATTTGAGCAAATCGCTATAGAGCGTCAATTTGGCATAGGCGAGCAGCACGGCCAGTTCGGGCCGGGTCAGGGCCTCTCCCCCGGCGGCCCGTTCGGCCAGCATGGCGTCGTCGGGCAGATATTCGACGGCCCTGTTGAGTTCGCCTGACGCTTCGAGTTCATCGATGAAATCGACAAGATCGGGAAAGTCGGCCATGCCCCGCCGCTGGGCGAGCGAGAGCGCGAGGGTCTGGAGATAATTGTTGCGCAGGCAAAGCGCTGCGACCTCGTCAGTCATCTCGGTGAGAAAGACATTGCGGTCTTCCATTGCCAGGGTGCCCGAGCGCACCATATCGGACAGCGCGATCTTGATGTTGACCTCAAGGTCGGACGAGTTGACGCCGGCCGAATTGTCGATGGCGTCGGTGTTGATGCGCCCGCCATTGAGCGCATATTCGATGCGTCCGCGCTGGGTGAGCCCGAGATTGGCTCCTTCGCCGATCACCCTGGCGCACACCGCCTGTGCCGGAACCCGGATCGCGTCGTTGGCCTTGTCGCCCACCGAAGCGTCGGTTTCCTCGGTGGCGCGGATATAGGTGCCGATGCCGCCAAACCACAAAAGGTCGATATCGGCCCGCAGGATCGCCGACATGATTTCGCTCGGCGAGGCGCTGACCCCGGTCAGGCCCAGGAGCGTCTGCATCTGGGGGGAAAGCGGGATGGACTTGACCTGGCGCGAAAATACCCCGCCGCCCTCGGAAATCAGCGCGGTATCGTAATCCTGCCAGCTCGAGCGCGGCAGCGCGAACAGGCGCTCGCGCTCGGCAAAACTCTTTTCGATGTCGGGGTCGGGATCGATGAAGATGTCGCGGTGATCAAAGGCGGCAACCAGCCGGATTTTGGGCGAGAGCAGCATGCCGTTGCCGAACACGTCGCCGCTCATGTCGCCCACGCCGGCCACGGTGAAGGGTTGGGTCTGGATATCGATATCGATTTCGCGAAAGTGGCGTTTGACCGCCTCCCAGCCGCCGCGCGCGGTAATGCCCATCTTCTTGTGGTCATATCCGGCCGATCCGCCCGAGGCGAAGGCATCGCCAAGCCAGTAGTCGCGGGATTGGGATATTGCGTTTGCCGTATCGGAAAAGCTCGCCGTGCCCTTGTCGGCGGCGACAACGAGATAGGGATCGTCAGCGTCGCGCCTGAAAATCTCTTCGGGCGGTAGGACCGTATCGCCGACCAAATTGTCGGTCACATCGAGCAGGCTGGAGACGAAAATCTTGTAGCACGCGGTGCCTTCGGCAAGGAAGGTGTCGCGGTCGGGATTGGCGGGCATGAGGCGCGGCACGAACCCGCCCTTGGCGCCGACCGGCACGATCACCGCGTTCTTGACCATCTGGGCCTTGACCAGTCCCAGGATTTCGGTCCGGAAGTCTTCGGCGCGGTCCGACCAGCGCAGCCCGCCGCGGGCAATCGGTCCGCCGCGCATATGGATGCCCTCGACGCGCGGGGAATAGACGAAAATTTCACGCCATGGCCGTGGCTGGGGTATGCCTTCGAGCAGGGTGGCGTCGAATTTGATGGCCAGCGCCGGGCGTGGCTTGCCGTCCACGCGCTGGTAGAGATTTGTCCGAACGCTCGTTTCGATCAGATTGAGCATCCGCCGGATGATCCGGTCCTCGTCGATCCAGACGATGGATTCGAGCCCGGCGGCAATTTCAGCGCGCAGGCCTTCGGCTGCCGCTTCACGGTCGGCGTCGAGATGGGGATCGTGCAGGGTGTGGAACAATTCGACCAGCGCGCGGGCGGTGGCCGGATGGACCGAAAGCGCCGTCCAGATGTAAGTCTGCGACCAGGCGATGCCGACCTGTTTGAGATAGCGTCCCAGGGCGCGCAGGATGGCGACGTCGGTGTGGCCGAGCC
Protein-coding regions in this window:
- the leuC gene encoding 3-isopropylmalate dehydratase large subunit, whose product is MSAKTLYDKIWDDHVVAYNEDGTAILYIDRHLVHEVTSPQAFEGLRLSGRKVRAPERTLAVVDHNVPTSDRTHGIDDPDSKIQVDTLAKNAVDFGVEYYNELDMRQGIVHIVGPEQGFTLPGMTIVCGDSHTSTHGAFGALAHGIGTSEVEHVLATQTLIQTKAKNMRVTVNGSLPDGVTAKDIILAIIGEIGTAGGNGHVIEFAGQAIRELSMEGRMTVCNMTIEGGARAGLIAPDEKTFAYVKDRPRAPKGAAYDMALDYWKSLFTDEGAHFDKEVVLDAANLPPIVSWGSSPEDVISVTGAVPNPDDIADANRRASKKRALEYMGLTAGTRITDIELDRVFLGSCTNGRIEDLRAAAAIVRGHTVHPRVNAMVVPGSGLVKAQAEAEGLDKIFIEAGFDWREPGCSMCLAMNADKLAPGERCASTSNRNFEGRQGFKGRTHLVSPIMAAAAAIKGHFVDIREWPTA
- a CDS encoding NAD-glutamate dehydrogenase; amino-acid sequence: MIDSTETLRPWRDRLVALRSENPQLARFVTNALRSADEQDLLLYPAQTLQDLLATTFSHIGQRTPGKAEIRVWTPDAEIVSGITIIDIYSADTPFIVDSALAAIRAAGGSIRFMTHPAVAVDDTTSPWQVIEDTEGARKESVLQVHIDTPADPRALSVISEELTQTMAQVRAAVVDWREMLERLRTAVVAYRSHPPAMREQALTEAIHFLAWLADHNFTFLGMRQYRLSGEGSEQTLIPLEGSGLGILRDPDYLYLRQGTRYVHMNDQHLAFLDTDEPLMVTKANRRALVHRRVHMDYVGIKTFDPDGTITGELRILGLFTSASLSTPVSDVPLIRRKIAQVMAQSGFDPRSHAGKALMNTLDNYPRDELFQISQDELFEFANVIATLPDRPRVRVLPRIDRFDNFVSVLVYLPRDRFDSNVRARIGEHLANRYDGRVSAFAPDFPEGDLARVHFIIGRNGGATPRPDREALEAEISELTRTFADRLLSAAPHAGDIADYASAFSADYQVAHSHADALDDIAVFKALGPDNPLAVRLNRGTEGPTSLTLNVYHRADPIPLSARVPMLENFGFSVIDERTFTIRPLGPQPRFLHAMSIRTADDSEIDLGESARRIEDGILAVSSGLVENDGYNRLTLTAGLGHTDVAILRALGRYLKQVGIAWSQTYIWTALSVHPATARALVELFHTLHDPHLDADREAAAEGLRAEIAAGLESIVWIDEDRIIRRMLNLIETSVRTNLYQRVDGKPRPALAIKFDATLLEGIPQPRPWREIFVYSPRVEGIHMRGGPIARGGLRWSDRAEDFRTEILGLVKAQMVKNAVIVPVGAKGGFVPRLMPANPDRDTFLAEGTACYKIFVSSLLDVTDNLVGDTVLPPEEIFRRDADDPYLVVAADKGTASFSDTANAISQSRDYWLGDAFASGGSAGYDHKKMGITARGGWEAVKRHFREIDIDIQTQPFTVAGVGDMSGDVFGNGMLLSPKIRLVAAFDHRDIFIDPDPDIEKSFAERERLFALPRSSWQDYDTALISEGGGVFSRQVKSIPLSPQMQTLLGLTGVSASPSEIMSAILRADIDLLWFGGIGTYIRATEETDASVGDKANDAIRVPAQAVCARVIGEGANLGLTQRGRIEYALNGGRINTDAIDNSAGVNSSDLEVNIKIALSDMVRSGTLAMEDRNVFLTEMTDEVAALCLRNNYLQTLALSLAQRRGMADFPDLVDFIDELEASGELNRAVEYLPDDAMLAERAAGGEALTRPELAVLLAYAKLTLYSDLLKSPVPDDPYLARELFRYFPQTLKSRYPESIENHRLRREVIATVLSNAMINRGGPAFVTRLTAITAAEPGAVAFAYAAARDSFDLAGLNAAIDALDTTISGDTQLALYAEVQGLQVGMALWFLRNEDFSDGLSDMIERYRTGISTIRAALSDLVSPFLAEAIASQEQAFEAGGTPPDLARSISALSVLSLAPDAVLVARKCNAEVLDAAKAMFAVIEMFRLGRLTEQGAAIDAADRFDRMAIDRALANLTRGLRDLSADILSSGDGPVEDRIAAWKTPRAATISRMGETVADLIAGDLTISRLSVAAGLLSDLATS
- the ppa gene encoding inorganic diphosphatase codes for the protein MNIDAIPAGKNPPEDLNVIIEVPLGGEPIKYEIDKDSGALFVDRFLYTPMRYPGNYGFVPHTLCGDGDPLDVIVLNSRPLVPGAVVRSRPVGVLFMEDDGGQDEKILAVPVSKLTRMYDGIHDVTDLPEIQVERVKHFFMHYKDLEPGKWARIDRIGGVEDARKVILESMEMARKG
- a CDS encoding metallopeptidase family protein — translated: MAEPSQGDAKLWGPLAAPSLDDIEALAVEALEALPEPFRSMSRGLECRIAEFPTEEICTDMALESPFDLMGLFEGIGMTDDGIVPHTGQMPNRVWLYRRPILDYWAEHTDTLGEIVTHVLVHEIGHHFGLSDDDMYAIDDGLR